The proteins below come from a single Eriocheir sinensis breed Jianghai 21 chromosome 11, ASM2467909v1, whole genome shotgun sequence genomic window:
- the LOC126996871 gene encoding uncharacterized protein LOC126996871 — translation MVAPRNVDKPVSTLVRVRGDGRAAKALCWDLSRCSSMVAAVAPLQLPPQRPPPPRSKLPPSAGAGLVSTAPTAAGPKQAPSLPGSRQQLPRPVALPGPADVPSEGKRLLEEEEEGGRQKDGHKPKVARTAKDTGMVQQRSSGPAPPQPAPEEEVQRLRLQCRRLQQQNDDLQRRLGEVFSLLKDKQRRTRLMSQLDVLVK, via the coding sequence ATGGTGGCTCCGCGAAACGTGGATAAACCCGTCAGCACATTAGTGCGTGTGCGTGGTGACGGCCGGGCAGCCAAGgctctgtgctgggacctgtcacGCTGCTCCTCCATGGTGGCAGCTGTGGCCCCCCTCCAGCTGCCACCACAACGGCCGCCGCCGCCACGGTCAAAGCTTCCTCCCTCAGCTGGGGCGGGTCTGGTCTCGACTGCTCCAACCGCTGCTGGCCCAAAGCAGGCCCCTTCATTGCCAGGGAGCCGCCAGCAGCTGCCCCGGCCAGTGGCCCTGCCGGGGCCAGCAGACGTTCCTAGTGAGGGCAAGCGtctgctggaggaagaggaggagggggggaggcagaaAGACGGCCACAAACCAAAGGTTGCCAGGACAGCGAAAGACACAGGAATGGTGCAGCAGCGCAGCAGTGGCCCTGCACCGCCCCAGCCGGCCCCAGAGGAGGAGGTGCAGCGGCTGCGGCTGCAGTGCAGAAGACTGCAGCAGCAGAATGATGACCTGCAGCGGCGGCTGGGGGAGGTGTTCAGCCTGCTGAAGGACAAGCAACGCCGCACCCGCCTGATGAGCCAGCTGGATGTGCTGGTGAAGTAG